One Klebsiella electrica genomic window, CAAAGGCCATGCCGAAGGCACCACCCAGGCCGCTGTGGCAGACGGCACTATCACCATCCGCGACAAGGCAAACCAGAAGCAGGACGTGGCGAACCTGAGCCGTGACACGGAGCACGCCAACGACAGCATCAGCCCGATCTTCGACAAGGAGAAAGAGCAGAACCGCCTGAAGGAAATCGGGATGATCAGCGATATCGGCGGCCAGGTGGCGGATATTGCGCGGACGCAGGGTGAGCTGAGCGCCATTAAAACGGCCAAAGAGCGCATGAACAGCGTGACGCCTGAAGACCGTGACGCTGCCAAAACACAGTGGGAGAAGGCAAATCCGGGCAAAACACCAAAACCGGAAGATATCAGCAATCAGATTTATCAGAACTACTACAACGAAGCCTTTAACGCGACAGGTATGGGCACCGGTGGTGCAGTTCAGCGTGGTATCCAGGCCGCGACGGCAGCGCTTCAGGGCCTGGCGGGCGGCAATATTGCGGGTGCACTGTCAGGGGCTTCGGCTCCGGAGCTGGCAAACTTCATTGGGCACAATGCCGGAATCAATGATAACGATGCAGCGAAAGCCATTGCTCATGCCATTCTCGGCGGCGTGACGGCGGCTCTTCAGGGTAACAGTGCCGCAGCTGGCGCGGCAGGTGCTGCGAGTGGAGAACTGATCGCAAGTGCCATCGCGAAAGCGATGTATCCGGATGTGAAAGATCTGTCGACCCTGACCGAAGATCAGAAACAGACGCTGAGCACGCTGGCGAGTATCTCAGCAGGCATGGCGGGTGGTATTGCCGGTGGGAACACTGCGGGTGTGGCTACCGGAGCGGCTGCCGGGAAGAATGCGGCTGAAAACAACCTCATTGCAGGTAACGAAGATGCGCAGACGAAGTTTGTTCAGGAGCATGGCAAAGATATTGCCTCCTGCTCGACTAGTCCTGGTGGGGCTGAATGTAAACGCGGTGAGGCTGTAAACAAAGCGATTGCAGCAGCGCTTGTTGGAGGGGCTACAGGTGGGGTAGTGATTGCTCTGACTCCGGAAGCAATTGCAGCCGCTCAGGCAGCAGTCAGCGCCTGTGGTGCGAATACTATACTGTGTGCAAATGAAGTCAGTATCTGGGTTGCGGAAATGGCCGCTGGAGATGCTCTTCCTGCGGGCCTGACAGTAGCGACGGTTGGCAAAATGTCTGCCAGCGAGTTGTCAGAGTTGAAGGCTCTGATGGCTGTTGAAAAACAGACAGGTCAGAAAATCAGTGCGGAGTCACTTGAAAAGGTGATGCTGGACTCAGGTGGTAAAGGGAACTGGAGCAAAGAGCTAAATAACCCACAGCCGAATAAAGTTTATCATGTAGATGGTGATAAAATTTATAAAACTGATGCTCAGGCAAGACCAAGCCAGGTTGAAGCAACTCTTAGTCCTAATGTAAAAGACAGAAATGGCTATCAACAATGTAAAGCAGGTAAGTGTGGCTTTGATGGAGATGAAGGTGGTCATTTAATAGCCAGCATTTTTAATGGGCCTGGTGAAAAATTGAACCTTGTTCCGATGGATGGAAATCTGAACAAAGGAGCCTGGAAGCAGATGGAAAATACGTGGGCAAAAGCATTAGGGGAAGGAAAAGAGGTTAAGGTCAACATTCAGCCGTCGTATATTGGGGACAGTGTCAGACCTGAGAAATTTAAAGTAGTGTATTCAATTGATGGTGGTCGCCCGATTGAAAAAGTATTTAATAACTCACCTGGAGGTAAGTAATGCGGTCTGATCAAGAAATATATAATGATATCGGTTCAGTATTACTCTCTATCGCACCTGAAAATGCGATTAAAATTATTCTATACGCTAAGCTAGAGCCGGAAAGTGACTGTGGAGAATTTACATATGACTATGTGGATAAACAGGGTGATCAACATTGGGTAACTGAAACAGCAGATGCCAGTGAACGGCTTTTGGATCTTCTGGTCGAGCTGAGGAATTTTTTTGTAGAGAACTTTAAATCACAAGAAAAGCCATTCTGGCATGGCTGTGAAGTTACTGTAAATATTGAAACGCTTAAGATTAATATCGATTTTAAATACGATAACTGATTACAATCCCGCCCTATCTGGGCGGGAGGATTTTCACATACTCAAAGTTCCGGCCAATACTACTAAAACACAATGGACAGAGATAAATAGTGCTATTGAGTACGGTAAAAGTCTGGGTGTAACCGTTAAAGTGACTCAGGTGAAATAATGAAATTTAATAAAGAACAAGATTATTGGGCAACTTGTTATTGTACTAATTAGTTTTTACTAATTGAAACTCAATCAGGGCAAGGAAGAACTAGTGCAGATCCACTATTTCCACCCCATTTACTACTACCTGAAGCTGACGACGAATGTGCTGGTCAAACTATATTACAGGCTTTGTACAATAGCTGGACACTGAATAAATTTGAGGATCGTGTTGCTTTTTTTGACCTTGAGAAAGGTAAGGAGAAGTATGCGGCCTGGATAGCCAGGTTGATGGATAGATACGGCTATAAAACCAAAAGTGCTTTATTCAAGGATATGAAACATTGCATTATTCATTGTGTCAATGGAGTTATCACTATACGGCCCACTCGCCATGAAAAACTGGAAGGTTGGGGAGGAACAAAGGGAGATAGCATTGAAGATGTTATTCTTTCAACCGACAATTCTCCTGCTGAAATTGGAGCAGGCCTTCGACTGGCATTAAGTCGGTGTAAAGGATAAGTGGATATCAATAAATCCGCCCTTTCCGGGCGGGATGCTTGGCAACAACTGATGCTATTGATAAGATTGAATCAGCTTTGAAAGGACATGGAATATGATTACCCTCCGCAAATTGATAGGAAATATCAATAAAACACAAAATGCTGACCAACAATCGCCGCTTGAACAATGGTTTGAGCATGTCATTGATATCCCGTTAGAAGAATTGTCCGTTGAAGATGTTTGTCGTGCAATTCGCCAGGAAATCTGCATCGATCAGCTAATGCCAAGAACATTAGAAATACTGGCCGAGGATCCGCTTGCGGGCAAGTATTACGATGGTGAGCTCATCTCTGCGTTGGCAACAGTCAAAATGATAAATTTAGAAGATCATGTCGATGACTCCTGTGCTGGGTGCTGCTGCTGTCAGTAAGATAGATTCTTTGGTAGCAAAGTATGCAACAAACAATCAGCTATCAACAGGAACGGTGTTTGATTCGATAAAGGCAACACAACCAGTACACCCAGGATCAGTAATTCCTCAGTCATTTGAAATGTCCTTACCTAATGGGCAAAAGTATGGGTGCATGGAAATGCTACCGAGCACATGGCAGAATATGCGGCATCGAAAGCTGCTACACATTTGCCTGAAGCAGTACGTCTCGCCAGCCAACAAGAACTCCGAAGTTTTCAGGCTGCCGTAAACACAGCAACTAAAACTAATATGCCATATGGAGAGCGAATTACGGTTGATGGTTGGCAGTTAGAAATTAAACCGCCTCGCGTTGACGGGGAATTGCCGACAATAATCCATGCACGTTACTTAGGGTCTCACTAAATGGATATAGAAATTACTAATCCTATATGTATAAAGCTGGACGTCATTGAACTTGATGAGCATGTTCCATCGTTAAAGTTTAGTGTCATAATCACGGTTAAAAAATTTGGTTATAAGGCCGAGGTTAGCTCTCAGTTCTGGATCGAATGTCAGTGTTTTGACGAGTTTATCAGCTGTATGAAAAGTGACAGGCTCGCCAGTCTCAAGGATATGAACGATAGTTTTGAGTTGGTATTAGATCCAATAAATGGTCAGCTTAATTGGTCGTGTATGAAGGAAGATATCAATGGTGGTATCTCCATATCCAAAGGAAGTGAAAATCTTGATGGTACTGCTAGGCAATCGATATGCAATGCCTTTAACGATTATCCTAGATGGTGGTAGTTATTAATGAATCCCAGCCCTTGCGGCTGGGATGTATTTATCTCACTTACGCCGTCTCAAGCGCCACTTTAGCCGCCACGCCCTGAAGAAAGAATATCGCCTGCTGCTGCTCTTCTTTTGGCAACTGACTGATGTTGTTGAGTTCCTTCATCAGCGGTGTCTCCACGGGCCGGGTGGTGATGACCAGACAACCCGGCATCACGCGAACATCAATTTTGGTGCCTGTGGTAAACCCCGCTTCTTCCATCCAGGTGCCGTTCAGGCGCAGGCTGGCGCTTCGGGTGTAGCGTTTAGTTCGGTTAGTTTTACGATCGTAATGACGGATGCTGACGTAGCTGACCGTCATATCCCTTAAGACTTTGGGTTCTGCTTTCTTAGGCAAGCTGTGATTGTTATTTTTGCGTACTACTTCGTGTTTTTCTGTATTTCCTGCCAAAAAGTTCGATTGTGTTTTGGCAATGGTGGTTCCTGGCTTAAGATTGGTGTCAGCCATATTCAACTCCAGCTTAGTTGTCTGTGGTCAGCGGCATGGAAGTGCTTCAACACTTTCATGCCGCGCTCTTTAATAATCAGAATATTCTATTTTATCAATTTTCCTGTTGCGGTCTTTCGGTTGCTTTGCTGCGTCTATTATACCCTGATGAATAAAAGTACAGTACTGGATGAAAGAACAATATTAATATCTGCGAGGCCGCTTCAGGAAATATTACCAATTTATGTAACGTTGCATTTTTAGCACTTTATGTAAAAACGTTCTTTCATTTCTTACGGTAACTATCCCCTGCCCTCCGGCAATAACGGCTACTTTGTGCCGTCCGCCGATTCGGACATCGCCAGCACGTCTACCGCAGATAAAAACTCGCTGGATACGGGGACGTTAGGCTGGCGCAATCCCGATTATCGGCATCGGGGCGCATGATGATGCGTCCGGGACAACCCATGCGGCGGTTGCTGACGGCACAATCACTGTCCGTGACAAGGATAATCAGCAGCAGGATGTCGCCGATCTGAGCCGCGATACCGATACTGGGGCTTGAACCGTGCACGACAAGAGTGCGTAGCCCGGAAAGTAACGG contains:
- a CDS encoding immunity protein YezG family protein; its protein translation is MRSDQEIYNDIGSVLLSIAPENAIKIILYAKLEPESDCGEFTYDYVDKQGDQHWVTETADASERLLDLLVELRNFFVENFKSQEKPFWHGCEVTVNIETLKINIDFKYDN
- a CDS encoding endonuclease toxin domain-containing protein, which encodes MKRLRLISILNTITDYNPALSGREDFHILKVPANTTKTQWTEINSAIEYGKSLGVTVKVTQVK
- a CDS encoding contact-dependent growth inhibition system immunity protein; its protein translation is METQSGQGRTSADPLFPPHLLLPEADDECAGQTILQALYNSWTLNKFEDRVAFFDLEKGKEKYAAWIARLMDRYGYKTKSALFKDMKHCIIHCVNGVITIRPTRHEKLEGWGGTKGDSIEDVILSTDNSPAEIGAGLRLALSRCKG
- a CDS encoding contact-dependent growth inhibition system immunity protein: MITLRKLIGNINKTQNADQQSPLEQWFEHVIDIPLEELSVEDVCRAIRQEICIDQLMPRTLEILAEDPLAGKYYDGELISALATVKMINLEDHVDDSCAGCCCCQ
- a CDS encoding SymE family type I addiction module toxin, with the translated sequence MADTNLKPGTTIAKTQSNFLAGNTEKHEVVRKNNNHSLPKKAEPKVLRDMTVSYVSIRHYDRKTNRTKRYTRSASLRLNGTWMEEAGFTTGTKIDVRVMPGCLVITTRPVETPLMKELNNISQLPKEEQQQAIFFLQGVAAKVALETA